One part of the Pecten maximus chromosome 1, xPecMax1.1, whole genome shotgun sequence genome encodes these proteins:
- the LOC117336290 gene encoding uncharacterized protein LOC117336290 encodes MLTTILKPTVINKKQISTKQTVMISSSILIMTVLSLVRKIEQALRQVQISKRNKSTRRQAQTSRIGKYLKTSPNVDRGQASKTSPNVNRGHTSKTSPNVDRGHASKTSPNVNRGHTSKTSPNVNRGHTSKTSPNVNRGHASKTSPNVNRGHTSKTSPNVDRGQSLKTSPNFNKGIGIQNFNTDQDCMASPNMNKEKGFQTSLDLNKNNNALVSENFSKGQGSKNSPSFSNAPNFCRRRNNIQTNPNMRQCSDASPYPNKGQEFQPSSNITREKGFKGSPNFNQTVGFQTSPNFKRNVPKSFGPGKLQDTETNVQRNHASTFSTDDSHAIYDTQDQFYNHQRGNWLPKGRQKRVHFQNKTGFGGHPMNQQGPYTSNSIRHYHGNQPRQRNPETSYKHEQPVGCSPSKQLDNTGGFGKRHASPLPSNQYMAPAKKRVLNSDPLNKDVPSFQSRLSYAEKNMPSNPPWQGKQYATSGNAYAGNCNHPYGYYPGHVGPNAPPQPSVAGNYGLALHGPFTPKTWNMSDQKFTPAYESTNIHTLDNTFHNLNETSSTKQYLFSKMLGQNDAMKPAGDLLKHTEDAVKPFGVNMKSAVKPTGDVLKPTGFYQEIANETSGTGQNEKEETELVSTLLTQCQAMAQKDDDRQALNTIFNIIHQEMGHQTLQTAVKNNISSTDHMPEQTRSTSDSYGDDARFSPTSSSPDAASKLGGNIRFEGRTLLKGGVKPRHIPKTLVNKQDDDPPRDPRPEKDGKSKPLQARKMKDLPLPPFFIEFVATEKFGKKRIEGKPNQVIEGNAEKSMNAVSNSCILSSEFETKDLKIDFGKVDSLNIVSNNGIEQQQTAHGGLISDTKPQDCDADRLERRKTEVISPILPLITVRREPGLNVKDNACVDVCPRDPRLRATSISKKRENNPIVDLPVIRYEEYSVEKPEPPDNGREKGQECVPEPKNALCGDFKGQDEAYLLTNVNRDGPRSLQRNSSPFYRDTNKRETSIPRSVCERNSHHSDRKDSAKQFSENLPTQQRRYSGSYSTKEVDRFSGSPSRRCSRFSTERSLSRSRSSSRSRDEEWTEKEVAVRRTDRVNFSHGNVHQSHSYERETLVYKDRHGECYENQFHERHEYDRRNSERRSMSPGTCRYLKRRDFERKNTPPSSINRNVYRNRYHGSRNRNYSEGSDYPESCSSPLR; translated from the coding sequence ATGCTGACAACTATACTGAAACCAACAGTGATAAACAAGAAGcagatttcaacaaaacaaacagtGATGATCAGCTCTTCAATATTAATAATGACTGTGCTCAGTCTAGTCAGAAAAATAGAACAGGCTCTGAGGCAAGTCCAGATTTCAAAAAGAAACAAGTCTACAAGAAGACAAGCCCAAACTTCAAGAataggaaaatatttaaaaacaagcCCAAATGTCGACAGAGGACAAGCTTCAAAAACAAGCCCAAATGTCAACAGAGGACACACTTCAAAAACAAGCCCAAATGTCGACAGAGGACACGCTTCAAAAACAAGTCCAAATGTCAACAGAGGACACACTTCAAAAACAAGTCCAAATGTCAACAGAGGACACACTTCAAAAACAAGCCCAAATGTCAACAGAGGACACGCTTCAAAAACAAGTCCAAATGTCAACAGAGGACACACTTCAAAAACAAGTCCAAATGTCGACAGAGGACAAAGTTTAAAGACAAGTCCCAATTTCAACAAAGGAATAGGCATTCAAAACTTCAACACTGATCAAGATTGCATGGCAAGTCCAAATATGAATAAAGAAAAAGGCTTTCAGACAAGTCttgatttaaacaaaaacaacaatgcTCTGGTATCTGAAAACTTCAGTAAAGGACAAGGTAGTAAAAATAGTCCAAGCTTCAGCAATGCTCCAAATTTCTGCAGGAGACGAAACAATATTCAGACCAATCCAAACATGAGACAATGTTCTGATGCCAGTCCATACCCTAACAAGGGACAAGAGTTTCAACCGAGTTCAAACATTACCAGGGAGAAAGGCTTTAAAGGCAGTCCAAACTTCAACCAGACAGTAGGATTTCAGACAAGCCCAAATTTTAAACGGAATGTTCCAAAATCCTTTGGGCCAGGGAAGCTACAGGATACAGAGACTAATGTTCAGCGAAATCATGCCAGTACCTTCTCAACTGATGACTCGCATGCAATTTATGACACTCAGGACCAGTTCTACAACCACCAGAGAGGAAATTGGCTACCGAAAGGTAGACAAAAAAGAGTCCACTTTCAAAACAAGACTGGATTTGGAGGTCATCCAATGAATCAGCAAGGGCCATATACCTCCAATTCCATACGccattaccatggtaaccaaccAAGACAAAGAAATCCTGAAACATCCTACAAGCACGAACAGCCTGTTGGGTGCTCTCCCAGTAAACAGTTAGACAATACAGGTGGTTTTGGCAAGAGACATGCATCTCCACTTCCTTCCAACCAGTATATGGCACCAGCAAAGAAAAGAGTTCTCAACTCTGATCCTTTGAACAAGGACGTTCCTTCATTTCAGAGCAGACTTTCATATGCAGAAAAGAATATGCCATCCAACCCACCATGGCAGGGAAAGCAATATGCTACCTCTGGTAATGCTTATGCTGGAAATTGCAATCATCCATATGGATATTACCCAGGTCATGTTGGACCAAATGCACCACCTCAACCATCTGTTGCTGGTAACTACGGGCTGGCACTCCATGGCCCTTTCACACCAAAGACTTGGAACATGTCAGACCAGAAGTTTACACCAGCCTATGAAAGTACAAACATACACACCCTTGACAACACATTTCACAATTTGAATGAAACTTCTTCTACAAAGCAATACCTTTTCAGCAAGATGCTCGGCCAAAATGATGCAATGAAACCTGCAGGAGATCTATTGAAACATACTGAAGATGCTGTGAAGCCTTTCGGAGTTAACATGAAATCTGCTGTGAAGCCCACTGGAGATGTCCTGAAACCCACTGGTTTTTATCAGGAAATAGCAAATGAAACTTCAGGAACAGGACAAAATGAAAAGGAAGAAACTGAATTAGTTTCCACTCTTCTAACACAATGCCAAGCAATGGCTCAAAAAGATGATGACAGACAAgcattaaatacaatttttaacATCATCCATCAAGAGATGGGTCACCAGACTCTTCAAACTGCTGTTAAGAACAATATCTCGAGTACTGACCATATGCCAGAACAAACAAGAAGCACTTCAGATTCATATGGTGATGACGCTAGATTCAGCCCGACCTCTTCAAGCCCAGATGCTGCTTCTAAACTTGGTGGAAACATTCGATTTGAAGGAAGAACACTTCTCAAAGGGGGAGTGAAACCACGCCATATACCGAAGACATTGGTCAACAAACAGGATGATGATCCACCGAGGGATCCCAGACCAGAAAAAGATGGTAAATCAAAACCATTGCAAGCCAGAAAAATGAAGGATTTGCCACTGCCGCcttttttcattgaatttgttGCAACAGAGAAATTTGGCAAGAAGAGAATTGAAGGGAAACCAAACCAAGTGATTGAAGGTAATGCTGAGAAGAGTATGAATGCAGTCAGCAACTCGTGTATTCTATCATCTGAGTTTGAAACAAAGGATCTCAAAATTGACTTTGGGAAAGTGGACAGCTTGAATATAGTTTCAAACAATGGTATTGAACAACAACAGACAGCACATGGTGGCCTGATTTCAGACACTAAACCACAGGATTGTGACGCTGATCGTTTGGAGAGGAGAAAAACTGAAGTGATATCTCCTATCTTGCCACTTATTactgtaaggcgagagccaGGTTTGAATGTAAAAGATAATGCTTGTGTTGATGTGTGTCCTCGAGACCCTCGATTGAGGGCCACAAGTATTTCCAAGAAAAGGGAGAATAATCCAATTGTTGACTTACCAGTAATTAGGTATGAGGAATACAGTGTGGAAAAACCGGAACCTCCAGATAATGGTCGTGAGAAAGGTCAGGAATGTGTTCCAGAGCCAAAAAATGCACTTTGTGGTGATTTCAAAGGACAGGATGAAGCCTATCTATTGACAAATGTAAATAGAGATGGGCCTAGATCTCTCCAAAGAAACAGTTCACCATTTTACAGAGATACCAACAAAAGGGAGACCAGCATTCCTAGGAGTGTTTGCGAGAGAAATTCACATCACTCGGATCGAAAGGATTCAGCTAAACAGTTTTCTGAGAATTTACCTACACAGCAACGTAGGTACTCTGGTAGCTACAGTACTAAAGAGGTTGATAGATTCAGTGGTTCTCCGTCTAGAAGGTGCAGTAGATTTTCTACTGAACGTTCGTTAAGTAGATCTAGAAGTAGTTCTAGAAGTAGGGATGAAGAATGGACTGAAAAGGAAGTGGCAGTAAGGAGGACTGACAGAGTCAACTTCTCCCATGGAAATGTGCACCAATCACATTCCTATGAACGAGAAACTTTAGTATACAAAGACAGACATGGCGAGTGTTATGAAAACCAATTTCATGAAAGACACGAGTATGACAGGAGGAACAGTGAGAGACGTTCCATGTCCCCTGGAACTTGTAGGTATTTGAAAAGGAGAGATTTTGAGAGGAAGAACACACCTccatcatctataaatagaaatgtatacagaaaTAGGTATCACGGTAGCAGAAACCGTAACTACTCTGAAGGAAGCGATTATCCAGAATCATGCTCATCACCTTTACGCTGA
- the LOC117315461 gene encoding uncharacterized protein LOC117315461: MPRKGKGIRVQYDHMSMDKAVTAVKAHDLSIRQAAITFGVPKSTLGDRLSGRVEEGSSPGKRPFFPLEVENEVAEKIKIAGRMGFGITRSQLCLKMARLVTAMKLKSPFRNGVPGNDWLEGFSKRHPDVSLRSPTPLNNVRARMLNLEVTRKYFHSLNQTLISLNLHQKPKAIWNIDETNVSLTHKPSKVLAELGQRNVPGRVGNCRDGVTVLACINAAGEDIPPLVIVKGLTEKALRAYNVSESPNGTKFTYQKKAWMEDVLGVQWFENHFLKHCGPERPQLIILDSHSSHETLGLIEAARQNNINLFALPPHTTQYLNPLDKTVFGPFQREYNRQCTDFMSLSPNNMVTKWEWPRLFKNAYIKTVNKDNITKGFEVCGIHPFNAERIAQSAFAPSFPFDNMSAIPATSVDGLQPSAHPTASERGSHPSAPSVPSETISHPSAPSVPSETISHPTS, from the coding sequence ATGCCACGTAAAGGAAAAGGAATCCGGGTCCAATATGATCATATGTCAATGGACAAAGCTGTCACCGCTGTTAAAGCTCATGACTTATCTATACGACAGGCAGCTATAACATTTGGGGTACCAAAGTCAACTTTGGGAGATCGTTTGTCCGGTCGGGTAGAGGAGGGTTCAAGCCCAGGGAAGCGTCCCTTTTTCCCACTGGAGGTCGAGAACGAGGTCGCGGAGAAAATTAAGATCGCAGGCCGGATGGGCTTCGGCATCACTAGGAGCcaattatgtttaaaaatgGCTCGGCTCGTCACAGCCATGAAACTCAAGTCGCCATTTAGAAATGGTGTACCGGGGAATGACTGGCTTGAAGGTTTTTCAAAGAGGCATCCCGACGTGTCCCTTCGTTCACCAACTCCTCTTAACAATGTGAGAGCGCGCATGCTAAATCTAGAGGTGACGAGGAAGTACTTCCATTCGTTAAATCAAACCCTAATATCTCTTAACCTACATCAAAAACCAAAAGCTATCTGGAACATAGATGAGACCAATGTGTCTTTAACTCACAAGCCTTCAAAAGTCCTCGCAGAGTTAGGACAGAGGAATGTTCCAGGGAGAGTGGGGAATTGTCGGGATGGGGTGACGGTGCTTGCGTGCATAAACGCAGCGGGAGAAGACATACCACCTTTGGTAATAGTGAAGGGTCTGACAGAAAAAGCCTTACGAGCTTATAATGTATCAGAGAGTCCAAATGGCACGAAATTTACGTACCAGAAAAAGGCATGGATGGAGGATGTTTTGGGTGTTCAATGGTTCGAGAACCATTTCTTAAAACATTGCGGACCAGAGAGGCCTCAACTGATCATCCTAGACAGCCATAGCTCCCACGAAACTCTAGGTCTCATAGAAGCTGCCAGACAGAACAATATAAATCTATTTGCCCTTCCACCCCACACAACACAGTATTTAAATCCGCTTGATAAAACTGTCTTTGGACCCTTTCAGCGCGAGTACAATCGGCAATGTACAGATTTTATGAGCCTCTCTCCTAACAACATGGTGACCAAGTGGGAATGGCCCAGGCTTTTCAAAAACGCATACATAAAAACTGTCAATAAAGATAACATTACAAAGGGTTTTGAGGTTTGTGGGATTCATCCTTTCAACGCCGAGAGAATCGCTCAATCAGCCTTTGCTCCATCTTTCCCGTTCGACAATATGTCCGCTATACCCGCAACTTCCGTTGATGGATTGCAACCGTCCGCTCACCCAACGGCTTCTGAGAGAGGATCTCATCCGTCTGCGCCCTCTGTGCCTTCCGAGACTATATCTCATCCGTCTGCGCCCTCTGTGCCTTCCGAGACTATATCTCATCC